The genomic region GCTTCTTCCTTCACCAACTTTAGCTCAACACTTGACGGATCTTGTTTCTAACTTTTGAGTACGAACCAGTTGTACAAATGTCTTCCATGTACGCATTGTATATAAAATCTCCCTTATGCTACCAATAGTGGCCGGACCAATGACAAGACTCCAATATTATTTCCCAGTCACCTTTATTTTGAAAATAAATCCTATAAAAAAATAAGTTACTTCttttacaaaacacaaataaaTTTATCATCTAATATtaatcatatatattatataaataagtACCATTGATTGTCAAATTATAAAAGTAATCACCAATTACAACATTATCTCCGTATCTGAAGTCTCTATACGAGTCCctttataaaaatatagaatattCTCCTGATAAGTGCTCTGTCTCCAGCATACACATCTCCTGGTCAGTGGATCCATGTCATGACATACAGTAGTGTTTCTCATAGGATTTCTATAATGTTTCACAAACAGAAAGCAGCTTTGTATTATCCATATGTATATGTATTGTTTCCTAAGTTCGGATAAAGGGTAGGGCTTGCAGTATATAGTCGGTCCCCGACTACCCCTACCCTTCCTCACATACATGTGTTATCAATGTAGAAAACCAGTTCCGGACACATCTGGCAGTGACTTATCTCCCTGAGAACATCAAGTTTAAAGCCAACTCTGTCTCCCCTGAGATCTGCCACATGAAGAAGCTGGTAAATCCATTCAGATCATGCTTATCTAATATTTAAGGCCAGCTTAGGTTCCTCCTAAAATACTCCGTAGAGCTAGGATTTTAATATCTGCGCTGATGAGGGGCGACAAGACAGAAACAGCTTTGTGGATAGCAATGTGTATAACATTTCAATATGAAGCATAGTCTCTGTTCAGTATATGGAAAGAACACTGTAACACTGCAGTGACCTCCCCCCAAGATCATTAAATATCAAAATACTaatagccccctcccccccccaaaaaaaaaaacaattatattaaAATCCTGGAAAAATGGAATGTCATAATATGCTAACATTTGTCATGGTAGTGTTTGAaagtaaaatattattatattgctATTATTATGATTATCAAATATTCCTAATTCGGTGCCAAGTCCAGTAGCACCGACGATACCCGACAGACAATTATCACAACTAAACATTCATCATGGTATAGGAATGCCTCATACACCCATTATAACAAACTAAAAACTTGTACCCAGTCAAATATTGACATAAATAATAGCAGAATATTAGATTTCGAAGTTTCACAGAAACCAGGATTGTCCTTTGCTGCGTCTGAGCAGTGGGTAGCGTGCACTGAGGAGTCCGTGACTGCAGGAGTCAATGCCTCCATGTAGTGGTCCTATAGGGGCCGTCCCCTACGCAGCGTTCAGGGCTTCTTCTTCTTTTGACTTTTCTTCATTCTTTCTATTTTTGCGCTTGCATAGTATCACCGACAGCACGATTATGAATACGATAAGAGCTACTCCAATTCCTACCGCAACCAGGACAATAATATCaaaacctggggggggggggaaaatgAAGACAAAGACCAGGGTTATAGGGCGTGAAGCAGAAATACATTGTTGTATATATCGCATGCATTCAATATATGTATCTCAGGCCAAGTGTAGATACATATGGGGTTATTCCCTTTTCACCAAAGCTTTCCATCTTATTAGTAGGATATCATCTATAAAGCAGCGTCTATATTAGAGATCATTTATATTCTATACCACAAGTGCATAAAGAAACTCCTAAGCTATACATTTATGCTGGAAGCAAGATATCATTTTATGACTTGTATCACATCTTAGTCATTCCCTGCATGTCCCAAGAGGAGGCAGTGAAGATATGTCATAAAATGTCACAGATGTCACCTCCCAATGCATATTAAATTAGTAATTTTGCATTCCCTTTAAgggcatctaacaccaggatgaaggactgtatgcaaatgagcctgaggggctccaatttccataggtgttaatggagcctggagcccctcgggctcatttgcatacagtctttcatcctggtggtagatgccctttagtaTCCATCCTGGATCAACAATTATCACGGTCTCTAAATATTTATGAATAATCCGGCAACTGGATGGAACCATTATCAACGGTCAAAGGGGTGTCACTGCACAGTCCTACATCACCGCCCATGTAGAGACACCTCCAGTTGGTAACTCCCATCTGTTAATTTATTCATAAGTGTCATTGAGTGGAACACGACAACATAGAGAGAGGAACAAAAAAAGTTGGGAATTCAAGTTTTTACTAAAATCGACATGTCTGGAGAGGTGACTGGTCTTGTTAAAGGAGGTTTTGCCCCCTTAGTGTTATGTAACTGACCCATTCCCACTAAAACTCGAATATTCATAAAAAGCCACAACACATCGCAGTAAGTAATGTGTTGGTAACAGCAGAGATGAATAGAGTAAGACTGGTGAGAACAGAGAATCCCATGTTGAAGCACATATGACTTATTGACCTAATAGCGTGGGAAGAGCATTAATAAGGAGTGTTATGCATTAGGACCCAGCTCCCACATGTCTACGAGAGGAGTCAACTTACACTGAGGCACAACACTGCAGTGGAGGGGAAAAACCCACTGGCAGCTGGAAAGCAAATACAAGTTCAGAGTCTATGACAATCATATGGCTGATACAGGTATACAtgacccacactccaaaatagtcATATTTATACAAGTTTTGAAATCCTTAAAGCTCTAAGGTAATAACggagaaccttttacagaccaagAACCCAAACTGCAACAAAAAACCCCCTGTTATTGACAACGTGGCAATTTAAGCAGCGACTTATTATTCCCtacttttttacagctttcaatcatattctcttcttgaggacatcaatacagtataaAGAAGGAGACATTTTAGATTATTGTTTAGGTTCCCTTGAACATGAAGAATTGTGGGAGCTCCAGTGACCCATCAGTCCTCACCCCTCAGCCAGCCATAGATGTGTAGATTTCAAATATCCCtgaacatggcacatcctgggactacaggaggcggCCACGAGTCCTGTCTGGTCAACTCTGTGCCGGGTTGACAGCCTgggttgcctgcagatagggcaataAGTGCCACCTCCATCATCCGTGCCTTAGGTTCACTGCCACGGCTCTAAGGCCCAAGAAGGGTCGCCAATGATTTTTCTAATGATGGTCTATCTTCAAGCAATGGTGCAGGCCACTTTGTAGGTATTTACTTCTAGATCAGTACACTGCAATCTGTAAGTACTGAATGGTGCTGGTATTGGCCCCTCAAATTTTTAGATACTTACCAGCTCAATAGATGTAAACAGACCTTTCATTACTTGTGTGACCTAAGCCTATACAGTTTTTTTCCTGCAATGGAAAGGCCCAAAAAGTCTACCCTAGCCATTGGCAACATCAGCCCGTAATAAAATCTCCCCTTAATAGTTTTTTAGCAGAAGCTTTGGCAGTGAGCAGTCATCTCAGTAGACACCTACCTCCTGCATCAGATGAGGTGCACAGTTCATCAGAGTTTTGGCTCATGCGGTTTACTTTGCGTGATGGAACTGATGCCTGGACATAGAAGCAGTAATTTTCTCCTTCATCTGTTTTTATGACGATTTCATTGGTGTCAgatgactgctgtttctgtaagggtgaaaaaaaattgcatctaTTGGTTGTATAAACAAATGACATTTATAATAGATGTACAATTTGCCAAACTGAGCATGCAACACGACTGTCAGAGGGACATATATCCGACATATAGACGTCTATGGCGTCCGGGCTCGGCACGTTGTGCTCACTGTTCTGCGTTCTCAAAAAAGATCGAGCTTGCCCTGTCTTTGGCCATAAGAACGGCCTGCAGTGCGATTTCTTATGGATAGTGGAGGGGGGAGCAGCGCCAACATGTGCTCATCCATGTAAATGAAGCCCGAGAGGGAGTTGGAAGGAATAGCATTCAGCTACCGCAGGTGCACATGTGATACAAAAAGGGGCAATGATGGTACCAGAAAATAGGAGGCTTTGGACTTACCTTTCCTGTGCTAGACGCCTTCCTATAGAATAATGTATAGGTGAAGTCATTTGGAAAAAAGTCCCGCACAGTCTTTGGAGTGTTGTTGGAGAATCTGTACGGCGTTGGGGTATCTCTGATCAGAACTGTGAGAGTGTTCAGCTCTTTGTTCAGTGTAAAATTTCGGATAACTGGTTTCCCAATAATTGCTAGAAAAGAAACAGACAACATGTAAATATTGGAGCACAAGGAGGATTATAGAACCATAGAGGAAATATTACTAAACATTTTATGAGCATTAATTATTGATATTGAAACAGTCAACCATCTACTCGTATAATAATGTGATGACTcctaggggttggccactttacctcatgtttttgtaacttgtggggggcaggatatgagataatttaccaatatactttattaatagttctgttccactttcttgatatgtaaagtgaagcctcctgtcttttacttcatcagccagagattcctgcccataaaatggctgcagatggagggtcatgtgatctctatctgtccatgagcaatcgctctGCCAGGACTTTATGATGCATTTATGTATACAACATTAAGGTCCTGTCAGGGACCGATAgagatgaccctccatctgcacacATGttatgtctgactgatgaggtaaaagacaggaggcttcactttacatatcacgaaagcagaacagaactattaatagatgtatattagtaaattacataATATGCCTCTCCTTCAGACACATTAGAAAAGCACAAggtaaagtgggcaacccctttaaatcattcCATAAAAACAGTGCAACCATATATCATTCTTCTATATTCACTTATGTGTCCCAGCCCCCGTCTATACATACTTTCTTCATAGGGTGTAAATGAAGGACCCTCAGCATAGGGAGATTCCTCTATCCCATCCGGTGATCTGATTTCTGAAACAATTCGGACATCATAAGTGTCCTTAGGGTCCTTCATCAGGTCGGAAACATCGCATGTGGTGTCCGTGGTGAAGATACATTTCTTCTTCCAGTCTAGAAAATATTTACTGAGAAGACAAAAACAGATTCGGGTCTCATCATTCAGGTCCTTTCTGGTGGAGCCACATGTTATTTACACTTGACCTCTTTGTATTGGGGGCTATGAGACACCCATGGGCATGAACTATAGACCCCCTAAACGTGgattttattagttttattacTCCTACTTAGCACCGAGGTGGCAAATAGTTTATAGAAATTCTCTACATGGTGAGTACATGGTGCAACTGCTATATAAATGACCCTTGGGCTGCATCACATGAACGCTATGCTATGGCCGGGCACACCGGAGAGGAGAAGAGGCGACCAACTCTCTCTATAGAAAATAGAGCCGCACGCCcattcttacggccaaagatagagcacgcCCCATCTTTTTTGCGGGTGTGTTAGAGGGAGCACACGATGTGCTCAGCGTACCGAGTGCCATAGACTACTATGGGGGGATGTAGATTCAGTGGAAAATTTGCGCCCAAATATATGCCCCCCAACGTTCTTGTGAAATGCAGCCTTACCCAGACTAGATTTTTGTACCGATTTTCAGCTCCCACATATAGATCATAGCTGTTATTCAGCCATAAATCAGCAGTGAATGTGGAATGCAGAACTTGTACATCCAGTTATTTCTTTTATACCTTGAAGCTTTTTTCCGAACTTTCTAACGTAAAAACTTCACAGCTACTTGTGATCACTCAGTACAAGCAGGAACACGTACACACAGTGCACAGCTCTCCCCTATGTCAATACCTCCGCTATCTGCCCATCTGTCTGCACACAGAGTAATCAAGAAAATATGTTCCACACCTTAATGAACTAAAAGGTCCTGACAATGGAATCGCAATCCAACTTTCCCGGAAAAGGTGTGATATGTCATACAGAACATGTTTTGTCAACTCATTGTACCCACAAAGATACTCAACCTCTACAGAAGCCATGATGACGGTGTAATAATCTGTGCCCCCGAGTGCCCAGAGTGCGGGTTGGCAGAGTGTGGTGGGTAATGTTAAAAGAAATATAGCTCCAAGGAGTTGGCACCCAGCTCCTCTAAGCTGTAGTGTTGCTGGTTATACTATACTTTATGAGGATTCAGGTCATGGCAACCACCAAGGGGGTAGTGACGGGATGCAACCCAAATTTCCTTGGAAGCCAGAAAGGTTTCTAGGAATTAAGCTAGAAATTAATATTCATCTAATAACCTAAAGTTTGATCTTAACCGGATATCTTGAGATAATCACTTACCCTCTTATCAGCACGGTGTAAGTGTAGTTTGTAGGTTTCGGAGCCCAATCTAAGATAGTCTTCAAATTGATAGATGACCACCTGATGTCAGTTGCCGTAGGATATTTCTCacctacaaaataaaaattgcGTTCTAAAGGTTAATACTACTGCTGCTTCGCGGACGCTTCATCTGTAATTATAAAACAAATCTATGCGCTTTGAAATTATTGTAGCCACATTTAATATCACAACTGCCCCAATCGTTGGTCGTTGCAAAACGTTTAATTGCATTGTGTACTGGAGGCAGTGGTTGTCTGACACCTACCTCCAGGCAGAGGTGTAGCTTATGACTGCAGCTCTCCTTCTTCAGACTGGTTGGTGTCTATGAACACAAGCTCAACCCAAACCTACCAATTGGTTCATTAAGGGATGATTCCTCTTCCTCACGGACAGATGGATTGTAAACTACAACTCCTATCATGCTGTAGGCTGCATGTCACATTGAGAAAATAATTCATATTCTGAAATACCGGTATATCTCCTTGTCTGTGCTTTCCCTCATTAATCTGGTTTAGTTCAGATACATAAAAACGCTTCTTGGCAGATAAGATCCCACTGTGTAAGGACTCAAGCCAGATCCCAGTGTTTATGGCGAAGGCGTGACCTGGAAAATTCGGCTTTGAGATTTATCTACCTGGTACAAAAACTTGGCAAGTAAAACCTTCTGAAACTACTGTGCAATATTCCTGCTAGTGATTCCTCCTATACACTGCCTATGTTTTtgtttgtatacaggggtgtgagctgagggaggggggcactggGACCCATACACATTACATCAGCTTTAAAGGAGTTATAAAAATTAGCAttttagcccctatccacagtatatgGCACAATCTGATGGGTTGGGGACCAATCTTTTGgggcccccacagatcacaagaaagaAGAATGGTGGTCCCCATTAATTGATAAAGAAGCAAGATGAGCATGCACCCTGCTCCTCCATTCAGTTGTATTTTTATGGATGGAAATTGCACATCGCCGCCATTCCTGGTCACTCTCTAAAGGAGTACTACAAGCAGTGCTCAACAATTTCCAATGCTCCCATAGTACTGGGGCACCTTTCTCGTCCTCATTAGTAAGAACTGGACCCCTGCTCTCAGGACTGTTCTTGTGATGGATAGGGGCCCCAGCAGTCAGAATCTCAGATGTTTATTCTCTATCCTGTTGATAGGAGATCATGTAAACTTGATAAAACTCTTtaagttattatttattatttttgttatgaCAAACACAAAATATCAAATATTTAGAACACAATGCGAAATCTCACTTCATTTACTGAATACAATGGGTTAATCTGAATTCATAATTAGCTGAATGTGACTTCTGCTTATACATTTACTAAAATCCGGTGAACTGTCCAGAAACCTGCCAACAGATAGAAGTTAATACTAACTGTGACAGCGCAGTAGTATTGGGTGGAGAATGGTGCATTCTTATAGATCAGGAGGCCGTAGACATAATGATACTTTGGGGAGACACATGGAACCAAAAAGGGCTATAAATGTTGCAATAATTTGGTGCAAAATAAAACTTCAACTTGTTACTTTATTGTGCGACTACAGTGAATATTATAGATGACATACATAGTACAGCACAAGTCGGGGGATCTTGGTTCTCGGATCACATTTGGTGAggacaattaattaacttttttttatataaaataagagTTTTATAGAAACTAGAGCAGCTCTTTGGATCTGATATCATCTGGACTATTGCCACATTCTTCAGTCAGCAGTGAATAAACTACCGAGGGTAAAGTACAGCCGCCGATCACAGGTCCTTCAACAAGGACTTATAAAGGAGATTAATCTACAGAACCACAAAATTCtgaaaagcttttttttgtagaacaacgttccacatttattaaagcatttgcaccagttttgtgtctgactttgcaccgaAAAAACGTAAAATCTTCTTGCACATGTAGTTATAAagagtctgcgccagttttgtgtcgcagctgcaccgtGTTAACCGTGTCATAAAATTCTGCACccaaaggggcgttctggtgcagagTAAGactgtgcgccatatttattactgcgactaggcagaattgtgttgcacgctctatgttaaaggtgcaccaaaaaaaagttggcgcacacttcccaagcagtgcagggggcggcaCATTATTGAAtactgtgcgccagttttgattaattgccacgcactccacaggcaaaccgcACATAGTGTACTTTGCACTACTTGTGATAAACGTGGCCAAATATAAATTTTCCTCTATATCGCTCTATAGTTGCACCGGCCCTGTCTGAAAGGTCTGACTACAAAGAGAATCCCTGACATCATATCCACATCTCTATAACAAATGTGTTACTGTGATGTGAAATATCTTCATATAGGAGAAGACATCTGTAGCCATTATCCAGAGATTTACTGTGTAAGGCGGCGCTGGGATACTTGATCCTTACAACATGTTTGGTCTCTGAGTTTTTCCTCATCTGCTTGTAAATGTAAAACATCCCGAGTCAATTAGGGATCACAGTAAAACTAAGTCAAACCATCCTGCTGAGAGGGGACTAGGACTTCAAAGGTCACTTTAAATGCTCTTAATCCATGTAAATGGCCAAGTTATGTGACCTACTGTTATATAGGTTTCCTGGGATGTCGAGATTTAAGGGGTTGTACATCTAACAACACACAGGGCTGGAGAGTGTGAGGACATAAAGTTCTTGGGaatggggaggggagggaggtgaAGCTGCAGCTATGCCCAGGCCTACGGCTCATAGGAGGAGGTGGCTTTCCATGTATGAGTGCTACCTGCATGGACAGGGATTTAGCAAGTCTGtaataataggaggtgcagactaACTAGTCATGGGAGGTCAGTAATACTATCAATGGTTGGTCAGATTTGGGGACCTTCTACAATGTTGGTCGTGTTCCATAAATCTCATTATTTAGGATTCTGTAATAACTACTGGGTGGTAAACATGGCACAGGAAATGGGTGTATATAGTATAGCTATTATATATGATATGAGGATAAACCTATGATCTCCGTGTCCTCTGTAGATGCACTTGGCCTCCGGTCACATGTCCTTATAAGGACAAGGAACTTGTAATAGTCTTATGTAGGGTGAGATCCTCTGAATATTACAACTGTAAAATCTAACTTATTTATGATATAGAAGTATGATATAGGCAATGAATAGGAATAGGCATATATGATATTGGTAACTTGTATATTATAGGCAATCATATTGATATTACATTATAACTTTATACCaatatattaacaaaaaaaagggcCCCTAGAGGATTCATCATCCAGAACGAACCCCAATCCATAGGGACCGTCTGGTGTCAGATTCCGCATACTGCGTTACTTCATCAGTGATTCTCTATGTTCATTCTCTTCATTACgcaaatgtgaacacagcctaacgaGTTGTTCTCACTCCGGCCAAATACAATAACGTAAAAGACGGTCCCATGATGTTTTTTGTCTAATACAGATTAAAAAGCACAAGAAAAATGCCAGTGAACACAAATCTAGTGATTTCTAAACATATAATCTAATCTTCATGTAATCTAACACTGATCTGAGATCTAATGGAGAATAATCCAATTGGTTTCTATTACAAAATCTCAGATTGTGGGAAACTATTGCTATAAAGGCAGCAAAGATTTATCGCAGAAGTTTCCTTCTTCTGTGTGAGGAGCATACAAATCCCTGCACTTCTGCTACTTATGGTAGGAATAATAATGGACACATATTGTACCACAACATAATCTGAACCAGATTAGCACAATTATCCAGAATTTACCAATTCCTCTATTTGTAATACTCCAGTTTTCCTTTATAATCCAGGAATCAGTAACTATCCAGGAAAGGAGAACTTTATATGAAGATATCTGAACACTACAGGAGACATATATGTAAGATACATAAGGGTGACATATCTCACCTTGTGCAGAGCTGGGGTGCCAGCAGGACAGGGTGCCCAGCAGCAGCAGTACAGTGTGTGGGCAGCGCATTGTGTGGTATAATCCGCAGGTAATGAGATTACAGCTGTAGAGTTGTGGTAATCCCGGAGGAATGGTGTACAGCACAGAATATAACGCGTGTCCTGGCCGGGcaccagctgtgctctgtgctctgtgctgcagcAGGCTGCTCTGTATGACTGCTCCGGCCGCTGCCTCCCTTATATACAGCAGGCGCCTCAGCCGGAGCCGCTCCATAGGTGAGGGCGGGGGGAGGAGCCCGGCTCTTCCTGTCACCACTGCCCGGCGCCGCTAGAGGCCGCTCTGCTCTCATCACGTATACAgtgctgatacatacagtgctgatacatacagtgctgagGGGATGACGTCAAAGGGAGACAGACCCGCATGTGTCCGGAGACCCTCATCCACAGATAGATGCTTCTTATCTATCTTTTACCTAAGCACAAAGGGTAATAACACAGTAAAAACTCTACTTACTCATATAACGCTATCATATGCTCCAGCGCTGTATatttcatgggggacatatacaaagaaaacaagacattacagaataataacaTAATTAGATGAGTAAGGaccctgttcacaagagcttacagtctatcatatatctatatttctttatatatctatctcatctctctctctctctctcatctatctctctctctctcccctgtaaGCCTACTAACTTCATGCACATATATTTTCGTATCTTATTGtataattaaattatttttgcctatctatctatctatctatctatctatctatctatctatctatctgtctgtctatctatctatctatctatgggcttattcacatggccgtctgcggggacatacatacggccgtatgtacgtccccatagacagaaaTAGTGGTACAGCCGGGAAACTGGCCGcataccgcaaaaagatagagcatgctttcgGTCGGCGAGTGTGCGGCTGcacgccgctattctctatggagggaggaggggtcacctcctcctctccagcacacggcggtgaATGTACCCTatctctatctgtctgtctgtctagctATCTATCATTATCTAATCCACAACAATTGAGAACATATGTCAGGAGAAGTCAATAGTTCACTTATATTTGGAGTGTTGCCTTTATCTGTCGGACCTTTTTATCTATGTCTCTATCAATATTTCCATATGTCTATCAGTTCAGTTTCTACATATCCTTCAGTCCTCCTGGTTATCTATCTGTCTTCTAAACTAGTTTTGAAACTACGAAACTATCATTAATCCATCTACAACTAATCTCTCTGTCTATTTACCTATCTATATAATGTATCTCTCTttttatcaatcatctatcttgTAGATAGATTCAATCCATATCCACATCTATAATTCATCTGTGGATCTAAGTATCTATACATTTTATCTATTTGTCTATTTTTAATGATCTATAATGTATCTGTCTATCAATCTCTGGACTATTACCAAATCTATGTCAACAAATCTGTAAAGAGTAAATGTATCCATTTCATTATCTGTAAATCTTACATTTCTATAGATTTTTATGTTACAGCTGCACCAAGGACTCATGGTAAGACAATAATACCCCAAAACTTGCCAAAGATTTATAACTGTATCTGGACTAAACTACTCTCAGCTTATTTAACAGATTTATTTAATGCTTTAAAGTTTCAGTTCTTCAGTTATGTAACTCACAAGACTATAAAGTAGAATGATTCAAATTTGTTGCAATTTCTGCTTTCTATTTCTTCTCTGAATCCCCATGGATACAGTAATTATAGTAATGTACTGTACAGGGTAGATTGTGATTCATCCCAATGTAAAAGGACCTATTCATATTTATTCCGTGCCTCCTGATGACCTTGTTCCTGCCAAAGCCTCATTGCTTTCCAGTTCATCCCTTCCATCAACCATGAGTGACTGATCCTTCCCCCCACAAGAGCTCAGTCATCCCCTGAAATTCTTTGAACTTATGTGAGTATTTTGATGATCTAATATGGTTACAGATGGGTTGGAGGTCTTTCAGACAGAATATCATATCTACAGTTAGTGCCCAGGACAACCTAAAAGTCCTGTGCTAAACAGGGATCCTATGAATGATGACTGATAAGTGCCCTGTAATGATcatgagatgactcttctgacTGTACCAGTCTACACAGTAAAACAATGACAGCCAATTGTGTGATTGCCAAGGGTCCTGCAATCTGTGAATCGGTGATGAGGTTTTTTGTGATAAAACCCATTCAGAGgggttttccttatccaaagaTATGACATAGATTTCTGGAAAAGGGCTGTTCTACTCTCTGTCCTATCTAGTGAGGCTACTGCTGACTTGTACTTCAAGGCAATAAATGGAGTAGTGGTTggcatcacagctcagcttcctttTACCACTATTGGAGTGGTAGAAGAACTAGAGTATGATTGCTCAGCTGACCCCTATGTCTAGCACCTGTCTCCTCAGCCAAGAGTTCACCATGACGTAGATAGATATTGGTGGAACACGTGTCCTTCAGATATATTCGGAATATCCTGTGACTATGTTGTAGACatctaaaaatgttttaaaaatcacTTTGACAGATAAGTGAATCTCTTTATTGCTTTGCAGATTCGGTACAAATCTGTCATTTTTCAGGCATCAAATTGGATCTCAATCTTCTCTGATTCACTTTGGatgaatctttcaaaatggcatCTAC from Engystomops pustulosus chromosome 10, aEngPut4.maternal, whole genome shotgun sequence harbors:
- the F3 gene encoding tissue factor isoform X1, whose amino-acid sequence is MRCPHTVLLLLGTLSCWHPSSAQGEKYPTATDIRWSSINLKTILDWAPKPTNYTYTVLIRGKYFLDWKKKCIFTTDTTCDVSDLMKDPKDTYDVRIVSEIRSPDGIEESPYAEGPSFTPYEETIIGKPVIRNFTLNKELNTLTVLIRDTPTPYRFSNNTPKTVRDFFPNDFTYTLFYRKASSTGKKQQSSDTNEIVIKTDEGENYCFYVQASVPSRKVNRMSQNSDELCTSSDAGGFDIIVLVAVGIGVALIVFIIVLSVILCKRKNRKNEEKSKEEEALNAA
- the F3 gene encoding tissue factor isoform X2, with amino-acid sequence MRCPHTVLLLLGTLSCWHPSSAQGEKYPTATDIRWSSINLKTILDWAPKPTNYTYTVLIRGKYFLDWKKKCIFTTDTTCDVSDLMKDPKDTYDVRIVSEIRSPDGIEESPYAEGPSFTPYEETIIGKPVIRNFTLNKELNTLTVLIRDTPTPYRFSNNTPKTVRDFFPNDFTYTLFYRKASSTGKKQQSSDTNEIVIKTDEGENYCFYVQASVPSRKVNRMSQNSDELCTSSDAGAASGFFPSTAVLCLSVLILLSWLR